In Labrus bergylta chromosome 1, fLabBer1.1, whole genome shotgun sequence, one genomic interval encodes:
- the LOC109989937 gene encoding OCIA domain-containing protein 1-like: protein MSSTTAGLAGDGQARRQAAPVGTEYIPTEEERRVFKECNNESFWYRSVPFSVVSMAVTQALVAKGVLTASPRFGTLPKVAFAGFCGYLAGKMSYMRTCQEKFTRLENSPLGEALRQRTGMPQQHSKVASSEMSDPDLQSFDTMFQPAESQVPKSFNPDSPVHMGRAGDNSAPVQSYVEEEEPRRKANLYEDLRLKNRENYEVTLTQKAETLLQTSPANEPKRPKKESKNIYGDTWEE, encoded by the exons ATGTCATCCACCACCGCAGGTTTAGCAGGGGACGGACAGGCCAGGAGACAAgcg GCGCCAGTGGGCACCGAGTACATccccacagaagaagagaggagggtgttTAAAGAGTGCAACAATGAAAGCTTTTGGTACAGGT CTGTGCCCTTCTCTGTGGTCAGCATGGCTGTCACTCAGGCCCTGGTTGCCAAAG GGGTCCTGACTGCGTCGCCAAGGTTTGGAACTCTACCCAAAGTGGCCT TTGCTGGCTTTTGTGGCTACCTGGCAGGAAAAATGTCATACATGAGGACATGCCAGGAGAAGTTCACGAGGTTAGAGAACTCCCCCCTGGGAGAGGCCCTCAGGCAGAGGACGGGAATGCCTCAACAACA TTCAAAGGTCGCTTCTTCTGAGATGAGTGACCCCGACTTGCAGTCATTCGACACCATGTTCCAGCCGGCAGAAAGCCAAGTCCCTAAAAGCTTTAATCCAGATTCACCTGTTCACATGGGCCGAGCAGGGGACAACAGCGctccag TCCAGTCGTATGTGGAAGAAGAGGAGCCCAGAAGGAAGGCCAACCTCTATGAGGACCTGAGGCTGAAGAACAGGGAGAACTACGAGGTGACGCTCACTCAGAAGGCCGAGACGCTGCTCCAAACATCACCTGCGAATGAGCCAAAAAGACCCAAGAAAGAGT CAAAGAACATCTATGGAGACACCTGGGAAGAATGA
- the LOC109989936 gene encoding rhomboid domain-containing protein 2 — protein sequence MIFQAFKDFIPVVSVGVLTVVLLSCVLFGIQTIFSFTPGVLSVGNTVFLSGHIHRLLLYPFHHRTFAQLLLNITVLVFLSGSLEKGFGTVRFLFLFLLMSSTTGVFYSFLDLLQSDSSQSHTEGFLPVALACVALTTMHTKMTKGFLCGVSFPTIALPWVLLMITTALIPHSVLPCNVIAVLVGWLYGKRWFALLDLSEAKAGALEKMMPFRFLRSVGGDMFVPASTEERRKTLLPQINPTPGSYPVQAYAPLSSTHTADTAAKFYEGWPNLTGDLSSHAPPLHPHQHGSAHSSGISHGLGPEQSFGHSCNHSHSHGHP from the coding sequence ATGATCTTTCAAGCTTTTAAAGACTTTATTCCCGTCGTCTCAGTGGGGGTGCTAACAGTGGTACTTTTATCCTGTGTTTTGTTTGGAATCCAAACTATCTTCAGCTTCACCCCGGGGGTCCTAAGTGTTGGCAACACAGTTTTTCTGAGTGGACACATTCACAGGCTGTTGCTGTACCCCTTTCACCACAGGACCTTTGCTCAGCTCCTTCTGAACATCACAGTTCTGGTGTTTCTCAGTGGCAGCCTGGAGAAAGGTTTTGGCACTGTGCGTTTCCTCTTCTTGTTCCTCCTGATGTCGAGCACCACAGGTGTGTTTTACAGCTTCCTGGACCTCCTGCAGAGCGACAGCAGCCAAAGTCACACCGAGGGCTTTCTCCCTGTGGCCCTGGCTTGTGTGGCTCTAACTACCATGCACACGAAAATGACCAAAGGGTTCCTGTGTGGGGTCAGTTTCCCCACCATTGCTCTCCCCTGGGTGTTACTGATGATCACCACTGCCCTCATTCCTCACAGTGTGCTCCCCTGTAATGTCATAGCCGTCCTGGTTGGTTGGCTGTATGGGAAAAGGTGGTTCGCTCTCCTGGACTTATCTGAGGCCAAGGCTGGCGCCCTGGAGAAGATGATGCCGTTCAGGTTTTTGAGGAGCGTAGGCGGGGATATGTTTGTCCCTGCTTCCACAGAAGAGCGGAGGAAGACACTCCTTCCACAAATCAACCCGACACCTGGGTCCTACCCGGTCCAGGCGTACGCTCCACTGTCCAGCACTCACACTGCAGACACCGCCGCCAAGTTTTACGAAGGCTGGCCAAATTTGACTGGTGATCTGTCCAGCCACGCACCGCCTCTCCATCCCCATCAACATGGCTCTGCACATAGCTCTGGGATAAGTCACGGACTTGGTCCAGAGCAGAGTTTTGGACACAGCTGCAACCATAGCCATAGTCATGGGCACCCATAG
- the chic2 gene encoding cysteine-rich hydrophobic domain-containing protein 2, with amino-acid sequence MMEDFDEIYEEEEEEEEDEDRAAEEQLLKYAPDPVVVRGSGHVTVFGLSNKFESEFPSALTGKVAPEEFKASINRVNSCLKKTLPVNVRWLLCGCLCCCCTLGFSLWPVICLSKRTRRSLEKLLEWENSRLYHKLCLHWRLSKRKCETNNMMEYVILIEFLPKIPIFRPD; translated from the exons ATGATGGAGGATTTTGACGAGATctacgaagaggaggaggaggaagaggaggacgaggacagGGCCGCGGAGGAACAGCTCCTTAAGTACGCTCCGGACCCGGTTGTGGTGCGAGGGTCCGGCCACGTCACTGT GTTTGGTTTGAGTAACAAATTTGAGTCAGAATTTCCTTCAGCACTTACGGGAAAG GTAGCACCAGAGGAATTCAAAGCCAGTATCAACCGTGTGAACAGCTGCCTGAAGAAGACGCTGCCTGTGAATGTGCGGTGGCTTCTGTGTGGCTGCCTCTGCTGCTGTTGCACGCTGGGCTTCAGTTTGTGGCCTGTCATCTGCCTCAGCAAGAGG ACAAGAAGATCATTAGAGAAGCTTCTGGAGTGGGAAAATAGCAGACTTTACCACAAG TTGTGTTTGCATTGGAGACTAAGCAAAAGGAAGTGTGAAACCAACAACATGATGGAATAT